One part of the Tunicatimonas pelagia genome encodes these proteins:
- a CDS encoding STAS domain-containing protein, giving the protein MKYAVDKQEKYTIVKLNEEKLDASVAPELKSELITMHAEGAQNMILDMSNVKYTDSSGLSALLVGNRVYREDGGLFVLSALNDHVVKLVKISQLDSVLTIYPTPQEAVDAVFLNQLENDLNSEASESENGKD; this is encoded by the coding sequence ATGAAATACGCAGTTGATAAACAAGAAAAATACACAATCGTCAAACTCAACGAAGAAAAATTAGATGCATCAGTAGCCCCTGAACTTAAATCAGAACTCATCACTATGCACGCTGAGGGTGCTCAAAATATGATCCTCGACATGTCTAACGTAAAGTACACCGACTCGTCAGGATTGAGCGCGCTGTTGGTCGGTAATCGGGTATATCGGGAGGATGGGGGCCTATTTGTACTCTCAGCACTAAACGACCATGTAGTGAAACTGGTAAAAATCTCTCAATTGGATAGTGTACTTACTATCTATCCTACTCCTCAAGAAGCGGTAGATGCTGTATTTCTAAATCAGCTAGAGAATGATCTAAACAGCGAAGCTTCAGAAAGCGAGAACGGTAAGGATTAA
- a CDS encoding phosphoribosylaminoimidazolesuccinocarboxamide synthase: MSQTISETNFQFPGQTDFYRGKVRDVYYLDRQIFMVTTDRISAFDIILPKPIPYKGQVLNQIAFEFLTATADLIPNWVANAPDPNVIVGFRCHPYPVEMVIRGYLAGHAWREYQAGKRTLCGVSLPEGLRENDPFPEPIITPATKAQEGHDEDISREEIIRQNIVPEKAYEQLEAYTRQLFDLGTRYAQNQGLILVDTKYEFGTFDGKIHLIDEVHTPDSSRYFYADGYEERQERGKPQKQLSKEFVRQWLISEGFQGKEGQKIPKMTDEVVKTISDRYIELYEKLVNRQFIRGETDDILQRIEKNIMNTL; the protein is encoded by the coding sequence ATTTTCAGTTTCCTGGCCAAACGGATTTTTACCGGGGTAAGGTTCGTGATGTATACTACCTAGATCGTCAGATATTTATGGTTACTACCGACCGCATCTCGGCTTTCGATATTATTTTACCTAAACCCATCCCGTACAAAGGGCAAGTGCTCAACCAAATTGCTTTTGAATTTCTAACTGCTACCGCTGACCTTATTCCCAATTGGGTAGCAAACGCTCCTGATCCCAATGTGATAGTCGGATTTCGGTGTCACCCCTATCCGGTTGAAATGGTAATTCGGGGCTACCTAGCCGGACACGCTTGGCGGGAATACCAAGCCGGAAAAAGGACTCTCTGCGGGGTATCTCTCCCTGAGGGACTGCGGGAAAACGACCCGTTTCCTGAACCAATTATTACCCCTGCTACCAAAGCGCAAGAAGGGCACGATGAGGATATTTCTCGGGAAGAAATTATTCGGCAAAATATTGTTCCAGAAAAAGCATATGAGCAGCTAGAAGCGTATACCCGACAATTATTTGACTTAGGCACTCGCTACGCCCAAAACCAGGGGTTAATTTTGGTGGATACTAAATATGAATTCGGTACTTTTGATGGTAAAATTCATCTGATTGATGAGGTGCATACGCCTGATTCGTCACGCTATTTTTACGCCGACGGATACGAAGAACGTCAAGAGAGAGGTAAGCCTCAGAAGCAGTTGTCTAAAGAATTTGTACGGCAGTGGCTCATTTCAGAAGGATTTCAAGGAAAAGAGGGACAGAAAATACCAAAAATGACCGATGAGGTAGTAAAAACTATCTCCGATCGTTACATAGAGCTGTATGAAAAATTAGTCAATCGGCAATTTATTAGGGGAGAAACCGATGATATTCTACAGAGGATTGAGAAAAACATAATGAATACCCTATAG